One window of the uncultured Fibrobacter sp. genome contains the following:
- a CDS encoding rhomboid family intramembrane serine protease: MKPFRYLAKPIRVLLLANLVVFLLAFLVGGILGFPGGGYGTLRDYITYFGAFFPTIPFEAWRYFTYMFVHVDFWHFLFNMLMLWMFGDEVAEWMGTKHFTGMYLFCGVFAAFFSVVMCLLGLTNNPIIGASGALMGIFVAYYRFFPERRLLLFFFFPMKIKYAMWVMVAIDVFMAPSGDGIAHLAHLGGVVAGFIYMYLYEGGFRRLSGKLNFGGPKVKVTRGGKASSDDARNEEPSDAIEGEVFYVDEEKRMDEILRKVSREGVQSLSPSERKFLMEAGERLRRRRGG; encoded by the coding sequence ATGAAACCTTTTAGATATCTGGCCAAGCCCATTCGCGTATTGCTCCTTGCGAACCTCGTCGTGTTCCTGCTTGCTTTCCTGGTCGGTGGAATTTTAGGATTCCCGGGGGGCGGGTACGGAACCCTTCGCGATTACATCACGTATTTCGGGGCGTTTTTCCCGACAATCCCATTTGAGGCCTGGCGCTACTTTACCTACATGTTCGTGCATGTGGATTTCTGGCATTTCCTTTTCAACATGCTCATGCTCTGGATGTTCGGTGACGAGGTCGCAGAATGGATGGGTACGAAGCACTTTACGGGCATGTACCTGTTCTGCGGCGTGTTTGCGGCGTTCTTTAGTGTCGTCATGTGCCTCTTGGGGCTTACCAACAACCCGATTATCGGCGCGAGCGGCGCTTTGATGGGTATCTTTGTTGCCTATTACCGCTTTTTCCCGGAACGTCGCTTGCTCCTGTTCTTCTTTTTCCCGATGAAGATAAAGTATGCAATGTGGGTGATGGTCGCGATTGATGTGTTCATGGCTCCGTCGGGTGACGGCATTGCGCATTTGGCCCATTTGGGTGGCGTCGTGGCCGGGTTCATCTACATGTATTTGTACGAGGGCGGTTTCCGCCGGCTGTCGGGAAAGTTGAATTTCGGTGGCCCGAAGGTGAAGGTGACTCGTGGAGGCAAAGCTTCTAGCGATGATGCTCGTAACGAGGAACCTTCCGATGCAATCGAAGGTGAAGTTTTTTATGTGGACGAAGAAAAACGCATGGACGAAATCCTCAGGAAGGTCAGCCGTGAGGGCGTCCAGTCGCTGAGTCCTTCGGAAAGAAAATTCCTAATGGAGGCGGGTGAGCGCTTGCGCCGCCGCCGTGGAGGTTGA
- the rsmD gene encoding 16S rRNA (guanine(966)-N(2))-methyltransferase RsmD, which translates to MSIRITGGMLRGRNVPSPDSMKTRPTASRTREALFNILQSVDGFRMLDLFAGSGIMGLEAVSRGAASVIAVEMVHSQARMVYQAYKALGQESKLQLLEANALTLDRDKFCKDKGFDLIYADPPFKNMEYPDLRPFIDWLEPGGVAVFEAPSRAIPAWASDAEVRRYGESSLLVYR; encoded by the coding sequence ATGTCCATTCGCATTACTGGTGGCATGCTTCGCGGAAGGAATGTTCCTTCGCCCGATTCCATGAAAACCCGTCCAACGGCTTCCCGTACAAGGGAGGCCTTGTTCAATATCCTGCAAAGTGTGGATGGGTTTAGAATGCTCGACCTTTTTGCCGGGAGCGGCATCATGGGCCTGGAGGCGGTAAGTCGCGGGGCGGCAAGCGTCATTGCTGTCGAGATGGTACATTCCCAGGCTCGCATGGTTTACCAGGCGTACAAGGCGCTAGGGCAAGAATCCAAGCTGCAACTGCTCGAAGCGAATGCGTTGACTTTGGACCGGGATAAGTTCTGCAAGGACAAAGGTTTTGACCTGATTTATGCGGACCCTCCGTTCAAGAACATGGAATATCCGGACTTGCGCCCTTTCATCGATTGGCTGGAACCGGGCGGCGTTGCCGTGTTCGAGGCTCCGAGCCGGGCAATTCCTGCGTGGGCGAGCGATGCCGAAGTACGCCGTTATGGCGAATCATCGTTGCTGGTGTATAGGTAG
- the coaD gene encoding pantetheine-phosphate adenylyltransferase translates to MNKIAVFAGSFDPFTLGHLDVVRRASALFDTLWVLVAQNSSKRNLFSAEERKSFVKKAVKELPNVQVASFEGLTVDYMKQVGARYLVRGIRNSSDLDFEQTVAWNNKALYGDAESVFLLSAPEHLSVSSSVVRELLANGVKDAALLSKFVPEIIIHDIVRNKGDR, encoded by the coding sequence ATGAATAAAATCGCCGTGTTCGCTGGTTCGTTCGACCCGTTTACGTTGGGGCACCTTGACGTGGTGCGCCGTGCATCGGCCTTGTTCGATACGTTGTGGGTTCTTGTTGCCCAGAATTCTTCGAAGCGTAACTTGTTCTCTGCAGAAGAACGCAAGAGCTTTGTCAAGAAGGCTGTAAAAGAGCTACCCAACGTGCAGGTGGCCTCTTTCGAAGGGCTGACTGTAGATTACATGAAGCAGGTCGGGGCTCGCTACCTTGTCCGCGGCATCCGCAATTCTTCTGATCTTGATTTTGAACAAACCGTCGCTTGGAACAACAAGGCTTTGTATGGCGATGCTGAATCCGTTTTCTTGCTGAGCGCTCCGGAGCACCTTTCTGTGAGTAGCAGCGTCGTGCGTGAACTTTTGGCAAATGGCGTGAAAGATGCCGCACTTCTTTCTAAATTTGTGCCCGAAATTATTATTCACGATATAGTCCGCAATAAAGGGGACCGATGA
- a CDS encoding VWA domain-containing protein codes for MTIEGEPNSYNVSIGDTLSVTSRKSLQVGENFVKWEVVSGTGTFVDETEDSTGFIPSSDPVVIRRVTRTLPIYEISDKMTKFIVGENSSVIPSTLYGVRVYFNSDVGGPFLITCISRQSPTILNFYGDSTFKTFVPIAPTDSFISSRDCFFFEGYKQCLINVQPNENYYFFLYAAGYPNANMKDSILVRVDPAYTLEASYSGNGAAYVDSLYRKAISYNRVISTDTTKIFAIPGNDNVFDHWEVVSGSCSILDSGRDTTGVIGVNSNCKVRAVFRAGTVYPVTGTPTEYNFYDHLYANKTANGSSGVRFTFTAPSSGTYAVVVSNELTQDSAVYIRYTSTDYKTAAVTERFLGTYSETMTLTAGQEVAIVVANTGSGANPFYINYATQAHKITLGTDGHGRVFPAGGYATAYAGSRYSISAEANAGYRFSDWQTVSGTPAVEDKNAPYTYVTVNGDAELKARFKASSVYTLTRTKQKFNHQDNYYSESTRSSVRFTWTPPDSGSYMVSIEAVDPVGGTFTDYGTDKNFSTPVSEKPVSGTSSFTVRGTPGVPLYWTFQDSGSGIPNKSFNAWISAPYVLTVISSKEGSAYPSGKVYTAPGNKTILTAWPHGGYKFKSWVNTDGDMTIDSPKSSRTIVVPKDSVCTIKATFTNDESAEPVLKISKLDVGNYPEVCAQVSVTDKKSGNSFYGLVSGDFTLTQDGVPVTPEVTSIENVTGVSVVIVVDESGSMIYNDRMEKTKASIRNFVDNMGPYDRTAIVGFRGEDSTVVHLAMTSDKSLAVKAVEEVDVDMNAATNILVGTYVGVEQIVNETNPTAVIVFSDGVNNGGSKTLMETVAFAKAKKTTIYSIGLETDSKYPLEDLAVNTGGTFTFASDASELAGIYAAIRDNIMSQYMVCYQTPDTVQNGDIHTVAISTKFNKITTSDTARWSENSLPPTVTLTEATKELIENSQPSNNPLTLGVYISTLVGISYANVYVRRSGTDGIFTQYALHNVRDSLWEFTVPASVVTAPGIDFYVIAADALGQAGKSPRIQNPANQPYTIFVDNDLPAVEAVSVACEDSTSDLKTFRFGIKDSDGIDAATLYYKDSRAVIYQEMSLTYSADNDTWVAEFRANVRDYDMLVYYLRVKDGKGATVRHPGEGTLVTDACRIHYVDNDSSVIDTIPEDSILPPSPRDSIVYSLIADSAEMYDKDLDGRADFVRVHFKDEREDNITSIDSIFWNSNRGEWRYVPEGTIKQDRSDGTWFGAYINKPYKYGLTKADSAHPPFLAFSTIYSEDLENVRLLDRVGAVPARATKFPGKIGLDEYMDPNSEMPPDTLLVTLSEPVINVGDEKSWEKFFRYSESCDDTVSHPLKLKHSPKIRENGQQWMLVLDDYSVKAGFCLSTDPSATYEDLAGNSMGRGGIKIEGKDGSLYLAEVRPLQAVSGIGKTPKWIPPDGDEWESLPDSLSAISVKATMPYTAEVYIFDGIASYVTHFKQKFGYDGEMDQSIRGKPGDLFRQGYLHWNKRSDKGRKAGTGVYIWKIFFKFEDGHKETRIVKTGVWRGSRK; via the coding sequence GTGACAATTGAAGGGGAGCCAAATTCATATAACGTATCCATCGGCGATACGCTTTCTGTCACGTCCAGGAAGAGCCTCCAGGTCGGCGAGAACTTCGTCAAGTGGGAAGTCGTTTCCGGAACGGGAACCTTCGTCGACGAGACCGAGGATTCAACCGGATTCATCCCTTCGTCTGACCCTGTCGTTATCAGAAGGGTGACAAGGACCCTGCCCATTTACGAAATATCTGACAAGATGACCAAGTTCATCGTAGGCGAAAATAGTTCCGTTATCCCCTCGACACTTTACGGCGTTCGTGTATACTTCAATTCCGATGTTGGTGGACCATTTCTGATTACTTGTATATCTCGACAATCGCCAACTATACTGAATTTTTACGGAGATTCTACTTTTAAAACTTTTGTCCCTATTGCGCCAACGGACTCTTTTATTTCGAGTAGGGACTGCTTTTTTTTTGAGGGATATAAACAATGTCTTATTAATGTTCAACCTAACGAAAATTACTACTTCTTTTTATATGCAGCGGGTTATCCCAATGCAAACATGAAGGATTCTATCCTTGTTAGGGTTGACCCTGCGTACACATTAGAGGCTTCGTATTCGGGCAATGGAGCTGCGTATGTAGATTCTCTTTACAGAAAGGCTATATCGTACAACAGGGTCATAAGCACCGACACAACCAAGATATTCGCCATTCCCGGAAACGACAACGTATTCGATCATTGGGAGGTTGTCTCTGGTTCGTGTTCCATTCTGGATAGCGGTAGGGACACAACGGGCGTCATTGGTGTGAATAGCAATTGCAAGGTGCGTGCCGTATTCCGTGCGGGCACCGTCTATCCAGTTACGGGCACGCCCACTGAGTATAACTTCTATGATCACCTTTACGCTAATAAGACTGCAAACGGAAGTTCCGGTGTACGCTTCACATTCACTGCCCCGAGTTCGGGCACCTACGCCGTTGTTGTGTCTAACGAACTCACACAGGATTCCGCTGTGTATATCCGGTACACCTCGACCGACTACAAGACAGCAGCGGTGACGGAACGCTTCCTCGGCACTTATTCCGAAACGATGACGCTGACCGCGGGGCAGGAGGTTGCAATTGTCGTCGCCAACACGGGCAGCGGCGCAAACCCGTTCTACATCAACTACGCGACGCAGGCCCACAAGATAACGCTCGGCACGGATGGGCATGGCAGGGTTTTTCCCGCAGGCGGCTACGCAACGGCTTACGCCGGCTCGCGTTATTCCATTTCCGCGGAGGCCAACGCGGGCTACCGCTTCTCCGACTGGCAGACGGTCTCGGGCACGCCCGCCGTCGAAGACAAGAACGCTCCCTACACGTACGTGACGGTGAACGGCGACGCCGAGCTGAAGGCGCGCTTCAAGGCGAGCTCGGTCTACACGCTCACCCGGACGAAGCAGAAATTCAACCACCAGGACAACTACTACAGCGAAAGCACCCGTTCGTCGGTCCGCTTCACCTGGACCCCGCCCGACTCTGGCTCCTACATGGTCAGCATCGAGGCCGTCGACCCGGTGGGGGGCACCTTCACGGACTACGGCACCGACAAGAATTTCTCGACCCCCGTTTCGGAAAAACCGGTCTCCGGCACGTCTAGCTTCACCGTTCGCGGCACGCCGGGCGTCCCGCTCTACTGGACCTTCCAAGACAGCGGCAGCGGCATCCCGAACAAGTCCTTCAACGCCTGGATATCCGCGCCCTACGTGCTGACCGTGATTTCCTCCAAGGAGGGGTCCGCATACCCGTCCGGGAAGGTGTACACCGCCCCCGGCAACAAGACCATCCTAACTGCATGGCCGCATGGCGGCTACAAGTTCAAGTCGTGGGTGAACACCGATGGCGATATGACCATTGACTCTCCGAAGTCATCGCGCACAATTGTCGTGCCGAAGGATTCCGTCTGTACCATTAAGGCGACTTTCACGAACGACGAGTCCGCAGAGCCCGTGCTGAAAATCTCGAAACTGGACGTGGGCAACTATCCGGAAGTCTGTGCGCAGGTGTCCGTCACGGACAAGAAATCGGGCAACTCTTTCTATGGCCTGGTTTCGGGCGATTTTACGCTGACGCAGGATGGCGTTCCGGTCACGCCTGAGGTGACGAGCATTGAGAACGTCACGGGCGTTTCCGTGGTAATCGTGGTCGACGAGAGTGGTTCAATGATATACAACGACCGCATGGAGAAGACGAAGGCTTCCATCCGGAACTTTGTTGACAACATGGGCCCCTACGACAGAACTGCTATCGTCGGCTTCCGTGGAGAAGATTCGACCGTGGTTCACCTGGCGATGACCTCGGACAAGTCTTTGGCAGTAAAGGCCGTGGAAGAAGTTGATGTGGACATGAACGCTGCTACGAACATCCTCGTAGGTACTTATGTCGGCGTGGAGCAAATTGTGAACGAGACGAATCCGACGGCGGTCATCGTATTCTCCGACGGTGTAAATAACGGTGGTAGCAAGACATTAATGGAAACCGTAGCGTTCGCCAAGGCGAAAAAAACGACCATCTACTCCATCGGCCTCGAGACGGACAGCAAATACCCGCTGGAAGACCTTGCTGTCAACACGGGTGGCACCTTCACGTTCGCAAGCGACGCGAGCGAACTCGCCGGTATCTACGCGGCCATCCGCGACAACATCATGTCGCAGTACATGGTGTGCTACCAGACGCCGGACACGGTCCAGAACGGCGACATCCACACTGTGGCCATCAGCACGAAGTTCAACAAGATCACCACGAGCGACACGGCGCGGTGGAGCGAGAACTCGCTGCCTCCGACGGTCACGCTGACGGAGGCCACGAAGGAACTGATCGAGAATTCCCAGCCGTCGAACAACCCGCTCACGCTCGGCGTTTACATCAGCACGCTGGTCGGGATCAGCTACGCCAACGTCTACGTCCGCCGTTCCGGCACGGACGGTATCTTCACTCAGTACGCGCTGCACAACGTGCGCGACAGCCTGTGGGAATTCACGGTCCCGGCAAGCGTCGTGACGGCACCGGGCATCGACTTCTACGTGATCGCCGCGGACGCCCTCGGGCAGGCGGGCAAGTCGCCCCGCATCCAGAACCCGGCGAACCAGCCTTACACGATCTTCGTGGACAACGACCTTCCCGCCGTCGAGGCGGTGTCTGTGGCCTGCGAGGACTCGACTTCCGACCTGAAGACGTTCCGCTTCGGCATCAAGGACAGCGACGGTATCGACGCCGCGACGCTCTACTACAAGGATTCCCGCGCGGTGATCTACCAGGAGATGTCGCTCACGTACTCCGCCGACAACGACACGTGGGTCGCCGAGTTCCGCGCGAACGTACGCGACTACGACATGCTGGTCTATTACCTGCGCGTGAAGGACGGCAAGGGGGCGACGGTGCGCCATCCGGGCGAGGGGACCCTCGTGACGGACGCCTGCCGCATCCACTACGTGGACAACGACAGCTCCGTCATCGACACGATCCCCGAGGATTCCATCCTCCCGCCGTCGCCGCGCGACTCCATCGTGTACTCGCTCATCGCGGACAGCGCGGAGATGTACGACAAGGACCTGGACGGGCGCGCGGACTTCGTGCGCGTGCACTTCAAGGATGAACGCGAAGACAACATCACGAGTATAGATTCCATCTTCTGGAACTCCAACCGTGGCGAGTGGCGCTACGTGCCCGAGGGCACCATCAAGCAGGACCGCTCCGACGGGACGTGGTTCGGTGCTTACATCAACAAACCCTACAAGTACGGGCTGACCAAGGCCGACTCTGCCCATCCGCCGTTCCTTGCTTTCTCAACGATATATTCCGAGGACCTCGAAAACGTGAGACTGCTTGACCGCGTGGGCGCAGTCCCTGCCCGCGCGACCAAGTTCCCGGGGAAAATAGGCCTCGACGAGTACATGGACCCGAATTCGGAGATGCCTCCCGACACGCTGCTCGTGACCCTTTCAGAACCGGTCATCAATGTCGGCGACGAGAAGAGCTGGGAGAAATTTTTCCGTTATTCTGAATCGTGCGACGATACCGTTTCTCATCCGCTCAAGCTGAAACATTCTCCGAAGATTCGCGAGAACGGACAGCAGTGGATGCTGGTGCTTGACGACTATTCGGTCAAGGCGGGCTTCTGCCTTTCGACCGATCCTTCTGCCACCTACGAGGACCTCGCGGGCAACTCGATGGGCCGCGGCGGAATCAAGATAGAAGGGAAGGACGGCTCGCTCTACCTGGCTGAGGTACGCCCGCTCCAGGCTGTCAGCGGCATCGGCAAGACTCCGAAGTGGATTCCGCCGGACGGCGACGAATGGGAATCGCTGCCGGATTCGCTCTCCGCGATCAGCGTGAAAGCGACGATGCCGTACACCGCGGAAGTGTACATTTTCGACGGAATCGCATCCTACGTGACGCATTTCAAACAAAAATTCGGCTACGACGGGGAGATGGATCAATCTATCCGTGGCAAGCCCGGCGACCTTTTCCGGCAAGGCTACTTGCACTGGAACAAGCGTTCCGATAAGGGCCGCAAGGCCGGCACGGGCGTGTACATCTGGAAGATTTTCTTCAAGTTCGAGGATGGACACAAGGAAACGAGGATAGTGAAGACGGGAGTGTGGAGAGGGAGTAGGAAGTAG